From the genome of Papaver somniferum cultivar HN1 unplaced genomic scaffold, ASM357369v1 unplaced-scaffold_21, whole genome shotgun sequence:
ATTTCTGTGTGTGTGAAGTGAAGCACAGCTGGGAACATTATACCCATGACAGCCATCAGGAGTAATCCTGAATTCACCACTGCACCTGCCTGTTGGAAAGACGACCCTAATTAAATTGCATTTACACTGGAATACTAGGTCGATACGTTACGCGTGTGAAACAACTTATCCCACACAACATAAACTCTCAAGCAAGAAATCATCACCAGAGAAATGAATGGTCAACTTTACCTTATCGAAGGTTTGTACTTTGTTGTTATGCACGAGCCCTCCCGTAAAAAAGGCGCATCCAAGCACTAACAACATATTTGACAGGATAGAACCCAACAATGACTGTTGAACCACTCTTATCATGCCTTGCTTCAGAGCATATAATGATATAATCATCTCCGTAGCATTTCCAAATGTAGCATTTAAAAGCCCTCCAACTGTAGAATAACAAAAATACTCATTTGCATTAACCAAGGTGAAATTGTATAGACAACTTCACAACCAATGGCACAATTCCTTACTATAAGTATCAGGCTGTGCATCAGTTCATTCATTTCAAGAACAGTAACAGACATGACCCTGAATCGCCACAAACTATACAGTTTGGATTCTTTGAACCACACCAGCACTAGTGTGTTGTGGTAAAAAATGAAAATTCTAAATTTCTCATAAGGTACGTTTCGTATAAGTTTAAAAGGATGGCAGTTATTTCATGGATACACTAGCATTATATCATGATAAGGCAAGTACGTTAAACAGTAAGCATAATAACATACCAGTAGGTCCTGTGAAGAATGCCAATTGCCTACATTGTACAATAAAAACAACAGGACACGAGTTAACATCAGTTACAGAACACAATCAAAATTAACACATACTTATTACAATATCCAAAAGCCAGAACAACTTACTCAGTCGCATATCCTAAACGCTCAGCCAAAGGTGCTATACCCACCAAACTGAGAAAGAACACCCAACCCTGACACGACATATCCAAATCAAGCGAGGAATTAGTTCAACAATCCAAATAGCAAGTAGCAAACTCACAATGATAAAATCTACTCACATGTTTCCCAGTGGTATAGTGTAGAATGATTGCAAGTGGACCGAACGGCAACAGGACATTAATCTTTGCTTTGATCAACACAATGTAAATACTCATAAGCGCTCTATTGCGCAATCTCTTAGAGGAAGAGTAATAACTAGCAGTGGCACTATATGGTATATCAACAAGAGATGCGACATGAGAGGATGTATCAAAGGCATGAATCTTTCTTGCGGTTGGCGAAGACGAAACATaatgatgaatgttattgttaTCTAATCTAAGAGGGATCTCATCATCTAAATCTATGTCATCATCTTCTGTTTCTAGATTCGTCTTCTCCTCAATAGCTCCCATCTATCCATATAAGAACAGATTAATTAAGGATCTAGATAAAAGCAAAAGCAAATAAAGGGAGATCTATCTATATtctgattgaatcatcatcatagtaataatAATCGTGGATAATGATAAAAGTAAAAGGGGGAAATCAGATCTTCCATTATTAATACCTGAATCGAATCGAAGCGGACCCAATAGAGAGGGAAAAGAACACAAAATTACAGCCagacaagaagatgaagatggaggTGTGTGTAGAGTGAATGTGTGATTCTTTTTCAGGGTTCAACGAAAATTAGAAAAATCAAAGAGTGGGAATAATGATATtgtaattagaagaagaaatgaggAAGGAAACAGATGGGGGGAACCTCTGATCTGATTAATGgaatggattttttttctttcttttgtttaatGATGGAGACGAAGCTTCCGCGAAACAAAGGAAGTGGAGCTATCAATGTCCTTGCccttaatttttttaataattattaaattattattattaaaatcaAATcagattagattttttttttttttcaaaataaaattaataaaactcTTAGGGTCTGTTTGGCAGTTTGGATATGAAAAACGTTATCCAGGTTAGGGTATTCCTAGGTTTGTCCAAGACTATCATGGTAATGGTTATTTTAAATGGTGTTTGTTTTCCACATTAGATTAATGCAGTATGTTGTTTGTCAAAAGACTTGTATACaagttaattaattaattaaaaaataaataaataactatACCATATAAATTTAAGGTTttgaacaaaagaaaaatttaaataaaaaaagtatTTATAAAATAACTATACCAAAACCCCACCTTTTTAGCCTCCTAAAATCTAGGTAGGATACACTATTCTTATCTTGACATGgaataaacacctacacaaacacgATATACGGTTATTTAAGGGATAACCCAACCTAGATTAGGATATCAAGGCTATCAAACATGACCTTAGATTTATGGACagatttttggtttaaaaattagcTAGCTAGATTTAGACAGGATGGATTGCAGGTGCCTGCCTGCCTGCCCGTATGATTCATCGTCCATcagtttgataaataatatcttTTTTTGATATGACaactcatttatttttattttcgtgTCATTTATTTTTGATAATAATATCTTTTTGTTTAATTAGTCATGATGCTCGTAGCCGTtctaggtagttttatttttcataaatcGGGTGTTGTTATTTAAAAAGGAGTTGGTGCTGAGCTTTGATAGACACatatatgtgtctaatatatctcatttgtgtaTATTATTAGTgttcaattttgtacttattatggtcttttatgcttttgtaggtgtttttggataaataaggctttgcggcaaaattggctaaaaatgtggcccttggaaaccccagaagtgtaccggaaataccccggaggaaccctgaaaaagtgcggaaaacatcccagaagaattgctaaaggcacccctaatttggataggggcaccccatttcagggcatgtactaaagggacaccggaactggatagggggaggtcatcttcaacattcaaaacagaaattggcgggaaaaaaaggcagcagcgacaacagtttttgagcagagatttgagcgacttaggaggagattcaatgggcatatttggtaactacggactctagaagacataacaggcctaatgcaatcgtctagatccatccaattgggctggataagtcggaataattgatcaaagtcccaacaggatacggcttctctgtttagggtttgggattggtcagagagatttatgggattttcttgcgtgggatatacttcaaataagttgagtccaagtcctagaagatatttgagaccagagaatagctaaaaaaagggtggaacgcaacaagaagaggattattcttcaaactgcccgtagagaataatggagattttcaacaagtttgatcgagtttcaaggtgattcaaagcctataaatagttgggtttaagtcatagaagggttagaaactttTAGGAGGGAGTTTAGAGTTCAggatagacgagaagaagaagttacaggagatattgctgctgctgttgccattgaagatcctgaagaacacgaagaacagactcacatagtcagtcgttcttcagcagtcttaagtaacaataccagtgtcgttcttttacatCAGTagaggcttatcgtttacagcagtcttaaaagcacttacccctttgtaacagtggcgctgtaacaccactacagcgttgcaaattcctgtttcatcttatattcatcaataaaaacacctattttagccatgaattcatcttgtgagtgtgtttttgggatgaggagctaaacccattagccgagacgacggaggaagccattggtccatattgattggtataattctaattttattatttatttgcaatattattatttgattatttgcatggaattgaatttgaaatattagtttttattgaatagttgtgaattattttgatgaagcatgctgggttttaaaaacttttgatgttttatactttgtgattacaattattacttcaaaaatatatttgaggaaaatattagaattatttttaaagatagaattgcataaaaattatttagaatttactatttaattggtcaatggtggaatcctagtcttggtattttctctaaaggtttgaactattttatttatttgcctgtttaatttaaatctagaaaaattgttttcttcacaagtctgaaaagacccagtttttaccacaactacaacatcatttgaaaaaccatcaaatttttggcgccgccgacgcggatttgtgtttaggtagcattttttttagatttattttatttttatttttattattatttttgttcttctttacgtttttgtgttttttgtttccttgcagatttttgaagattggagcgaaagacaattttgccaaagcttgtggtgatttacttaaagtttgggagcgaaaagcaaagctaaaggagcgaaagaagaagattttctttattttgtaaaagagagaaaaaaaaaagagattttttttttattattttttttttttaggctttctttttttttttttttttattttggactttggacttaatttgggactttatttttatttatttttaaccctacggaagggtacccttaaatacaaactgtttgcagggaaggacgacgattacgatatcgtctcggcccctcgggttcgcacacgacataggagtcgtggcccgagtcgacttcaggttctcgccgtctggtacgggaggtaaatcaaacaccgcgaatctcctgcaagcgggttactggatccttaaggtgataattgttgagGACAAGACTGttttattcctagtaaagggcaaggactggaccataaagataagggttcggatttcatcaccgctcccttcttgcccgccttaggaaaacgaaacctaaagcgaacctaagcctaaaatttggactagaaagagacctatagggtatcgagcttaacaggacaatcattcgaaaaatattggttactcttttaagcacacctcgaagttcttgacggtttctgcgagttgaatgcgtgactgcgccgcattggatcggtgaggttttgggtatcaaagctccactgagcttccctcgcctcgattcaacttgctttaactcggattgattccagaggggtttgctcaaattgtaacgaattccctttcgaaggattagaagctggtctagaaacaatctaagtggagccatcatgcttgttgtttgctagaaatctttaggtttgctgtggtaaagtcgagtcagcctgctgtgtgattgctagaaccttcctgttaggatttttatttctttttgaattctttttagtgtatgcccgattttttaatagggcttggaaaagagatactctaggtcgattgattagcgaaaaacctagtagttcttctgatttaagcagggagctcgaagactcttctttgagagccctgtttttggaaacttcagttttgagaatttatctctgagtgataaaagtacccctagtactctgtTGTgccacgatggcaactttgaaagattacatgttcccaactaggaccaaccgagcttcatgcattaaattgccagccactacggctaatttcgagataaaacctagtattcttcagatgatccctatattcttaggaaaagatgatgagaacccttatttcatattagggactttgaggaaatctgtgggacaattagaaaaaggaccttaccgatgaagtcttgaaacttaagatgtttcccttttttgagagacaaagccaagacctggctgaacaacctaccatctgaatccatagaaacatggcaggaacttatcgctgccttctatatgaaattctaccctaagcataaaactgcagctgttaggcagaaaattagtgctagtgtgcaacaagagggagagtctctttataggtttttagagcgattcaatgatctcctatctcagtgtcctcaccatggatttgataatatgaaacttgtacagattatttatggtttagactattcgaccaaagccatggttgagtctatgtgcgctggtgagttcactagtaaaaatgtgatgatgcttttaccttcttaggagctatcgctgaaaaatcccaacagtgggaatcttgtgttgaaccccctaaaagactcttggtcaatagaagtagcaccaatatggtagatacgagttttgcgtcagatgctaagtttgctgctttgtccagaaggttagaagctttagaaatgggtcagtctaaaaataggtcccttgttgaacctaatagagcctctcaagtctctagttgtggaatagagcccgataattcattttgggaaggtcaggttagtgaagaacaagcccatgctgtctataacaacgctaggtttgagaaccgtcagaagtttgacccatactcagaaacctacaaccctggttggagaaaccatcctaatttctcttggtctaagggccagagtcaaggccagtctagcaattcacagcctcccccaggttttggttttaagaactcttcaggtcaaacccagtttcagaacacttccgagaaaaagatctctaccttagaggatactctcactatgttagcaaataaccatgaaatgctaacaaagaaacatgagctttcaacaagaaactaggcaagaattgaagaataattcccagagtcttgccaaattagaacttcaagtaggacaaatagctaagttcataagtgagagagaagatggaaggttccctagtcgtactgatcccaacccaaaggagagaaatcgtacaatcatgtgaatgctgtcacaacccttaggagtggaaagaaagttgacaacaaggttgccatgcctgatagtgaacatgctgtagttcaccctgctgagccagaaaatgaggagactgatagagtctccaaagagaccaatgagggtcctgttagcccgtttgttcccagagccccgtttccccagctgctagttccgactaagagggagtccaactttaatgatatattggaggtttttaagcaggttaatatcaaccttccattattagatgcaattaggcagattccctcttatgccaagttccttaaggacttgtgtacgcgaaagcgtaagctcagtgtccagaagaaagccttcatagctagtcatgtgagttctattattcagaataccactactcctaagtataaagacccagggtcccctacc
Proteins encoded in this window:
- the LOC113339939 gene encoding vacuolar cation/proton exchanger 3-like, translated to MGAIEEKTNLETEDDDIDLDDEIPLRLDNNNIHHYVSSSPTARKIHAFDTSSHVASLVDIPYSATASYYSSSKRLRNRALMSIYIVLIKAKINVLLPFGPLAIILHYTTGKHGWVFFLSLVGIAPLAERLGYATEQLAFFTGPTVGGLLNATFGNATEMIISLYALKQGMIRVVQQSLLGSILSNMLLVLGCAFFTGGLVHNNKVQTFDKAGAVVNSGLLLMAVMGIMFPAVLHFTHTEIHFGKSELALSRFSSVIMLIAYASYLFFQLKSQDNLYKPTAVEEVEEEQKEEESDDDEAPEITLWEAIGWLGVLTLWISVLSGYLVDAIEGASDSWNMPVAFISVILLPIVGNAAEHASAIMFAMKDKLDITLGVAIGSSTQISMFVIPFCVVVGWFMGRPMDLNFQLFETATLFITVLVVAFMLQEGTSNYFKGLMLILCYLIVAASFFVHVDQANDE